The stretch of DNA cccagttcctcctccatctcaccgcctccccccagttcctcctccatctcaccgcctccccccagttcctcctccatctcaccgcctccccccagttcctaatccatcttaccgcctccccccagttcctcctccattttaccgcctccccccagttcctcctccatcatcCCGCCCcctcccccagttcctcctccatcttaccgcctcccccagttcctcctccatctcaccgcctccccccagttcctcctccatctcaccgcctccccccagttcctcctccatcttaccgcctccccccagttcctcctccatcatcCCGCCcctcccccagttcctcctccatcttaccgccccccagttcctcctccatcttaccgcctcccccagttcctcctccatcatcccgccccccccccagttcctcctccatcttaccgcccccccagttcctcctccatcttaccgcctcccccagttcctcctccatcttaccgcctcCCCCCAGATCCTCCTCCATCATCCCGCCcctcccccagttcctcctccatctcaccgcctccccccagttcctcctccatctcaccgCCTCCCCCCAGATCCTCCTCCATCATCCCGCCCcctcccccagttcctcctccatctcaccgcctccccccagttcctcctccatctcaccgcctcccccagttcctcctccatctcaccgcctccccccagttcctcctccatctcaccgcctccccccagttcctcctccatctcaccgcctcccccagttcctcctccatctcaccgcctccccccagttcctcctccatctcaccgcctcccccagttcctcctccatctcaccgcctccccccagttcctcctccatctcaccacctccccccagttcctcctccatcttaccgcctccccccagttcctcctccatcttaccgcctccccccagttcctcctccatcctaacgcccccccccagttcctcctccatctcaccgcctcccccagttcctcctccatctcaccgcctccccccagttcctcctccatctcaccgcctccccccagttcctcctccatctcaccgcctccccccagttcctcctccatctcaccgcctccccccagttcctcctccatctcaccgcccccccagttcctcctccatcttaccgcctccccccagttcctcctccatcctaacgccccccccagttcctcctccatctcaccgcctcccccagttcctcctccatctcaccgcctccccccagttcaccgcctccccccagttcctcctccatcttaccgcctcccccagttcctcctccatcctaacgccccccagttcctcctccatcttaccgcctccccccagttcctcctccatcctaacgcccccccagttcctcctccatcctaacgcccccccagttcctcctccatcttaccgcctcccccagttcctcctccatcctaacgcccccccccccagttcctcctccatctcaccgcctccccccagttcctcctccatctcaccgcctccccccagttcctcctccatctcaccgcctccccccagttcctcctccatctcaccgcctccccccagttcctcctccatctcaccgcctccccccagttcctcctccatcttaccgcctccccccagttcctcctccatcctaacgcccccagttcctcctccatctcaccgcctccccccagttcctcctccatctcaccgcctccccccagttcaccgcctccccccagttcctcctccatcttaccgcctccccccagttcctcctccatcctaacgccccccagttcctcctccatcttaccgcctccccccagttcctcctccatcctaacgccccccccagttcctcctccatcctaacgccccccagttcctcctccatcttaccgcctccccccagttcctcctccatcttaccgcctccccccagttcctcctccatcctaacgccccccccccagttcctcctccatcttaccgcctccccccagttcctcctccatctcaccgCCCCCCCCAgttcttcctccatctcaccgcctccccccagttcctcctccatctcaccgcctccccccagttcctcctccatctcaccgCCCCCCCAgttcttcctccatctcaccgcCTCCCCCAgttcttcctccatctcaccgcctccccccagttcctcctccatcctaacgcccccccagttcctcctccatcttaccgcctccccccagttcctcctccatcctaacgccccccccagttcctcctccatcttaccgcctcccccagttcctcctccatcttaccgccccccccccccccagttcctcctccatcttaccgccccccccccccagttcctcctccatctcaccgcctccccccagttcctcctccatctcaccgcctccccccagttcctcctccatctcaccgcctccccccagttcctcctccatctcaccgcctccccccagttcctcctccatctcaccgcctccccccagttcctcctccatctcaccgcctcccccacttcctcctccatcttaccgccccctcccccagttcctcctccatcttaccacctccctccccccagttcctcctccatcttaccgcctccccccagttcctcctccatcttaccgcctccccccagttcctcctccatcttaccgcctccccccagttcctcccCCATCTTACCGCCTCCCCCCCAGATCCTCCTCCATCATCCCGCCccctccccccagttcctcctccatcttaccacctccctccccccagttcctcctccatcttaccgcctccccccagttcctcctccatcttaccgcctcccccagttcctcctccatcttaccgccccccccagttcctcctccatcttaccgcctcccccagttcctcctccatcttaccggctccccccagttcctcctcagGTCTGGATGGTCCCAGGAATACCAGGGGTCTCTCTCATGCTGGGATCTGTCTGGCAATTGTGGGTAGTCTCCATACCTACAGAAACACAACAGGAAAAAAGTGTGTAGGTGAATAACCTTAGGTAATGCACATATCCTGAAATGTTAAAACTCCCATTGCTGTCCAATATTTGTTCTCATACCTTATATATAGTgcatcccatagggctctggtcaaaactagtgcactatgtagggaattgtATACCGTTTGGGATGCAGAGCCTCAGTCATTTCAGTGAGTTCAACCCACAGGTTGAATTACCAAATCAATTTGCTAGTTATCTGGCAAAGCGACATTGCTCCTGCTGTAATGAGGTGGTGTATAGATGACAGGAAAACAATGGCATGTGTGTCCTTCCTTATCCACGGTACCCCGCTTCCTTACCCCTCGCCATTATCCGGGATTGGTTCATAATCCTCCACCCTCATGTTGTACTTCTTCGCTGCAGCTGCTCTCTCCTCGGGCGTTTGGGGGTATGGCCCTGGCAGCATGCCCTTGGAAGGTCCAGAGGCTATACAACATTTGGAAAGAAGTTACTACAGTACCATTTATCCCCATGATCAACCAGAGTGGGATTGTTAGCTAACTAGCCGTTTGAGAGTAACGTTAGGAATtgctggtatatatatatatatatatatatatatattcctaaaGACCGTAAAGTTGGCTGGCCAGGTAACCGTGTATGGGATCTAGCCTAATATTTGATCGTAGACGGTTAGCTACGTAATACTGAATGAAGCTTTTACTAACGTTAGTAAACCACTGAACGAGATGCAGCTCTGTTGTAGGCTAGCTCAAGGTTAGCGACACTTTGCCTGGCATGTTCGAACTTCCATTCCAACTTGATGCAGGCATTTTGCATTTGTTCAACAATATCGATAAAGATCCATGAACCAACCTGCTCTGACTTGGGAGAAAAGCGCCGAGAAGCCTGGCTGTTTCCCCTTGGAAAGAGCTCGAGCCCAATTTCTGAAACCCACGGCAGCCATGTTCAATTGTTGCGGTGACATTGAACAGTGAAATACGCATGCGTCCGGTGACAACTTCGGGAAATCCAATGTTTGTTTTTTCTAATTTTTTTTCTCCTCTTCGCTTCTTCGGGATTTGGTTGGTGGATTGCATCCAACTTGAAGGTGCATACACCGCCATCTACTGTACTGGAGGGTGAAGCCAGACAGCATACCTACACGGCGGGCGTCTCAAACACCAGGAATCTTCAACTTCAATCGCTCCATCTCCACACTTAACGCTACCCTTTCAATGGTGTCCTGTTCCTAAGAGTAAAGCAAGCAACACATCTTGACTCAAGTTGCGTGACACGGAGTGCTTGCtccctctttatttatttttatttaactaggcaagtcagttaagaacaaattcttattttcaatggcggcctaggaaaagtgggttaactgcctgctcaagggcagaacgacagattttgtaccttgtcagctcggggatttgaacttgcaaacttttggttactagtccaatgctctaaccactaggctaccctgctgccctctCTGATTAGAAGAGACACACAAAAATATCACAAGTCCACTACTAGTTTCTTTAATCCTTTCTCACCCACCCTGAAAATACAAATGGAACCGCAAGCGTCCACTTTCTCCAAAAATGTCCCTCCTACTGGATCAGATTGTACTTTATTCAAACTCTGCGGTCCTCCCCATATTGCATCCTCACTCTCAGGTTCCATCTCTGAGCTACTGGAGGACGTGTCCCTGTTTTCACACATGATGCCAAGCTCCCTCACCACACCACCTGCCACCGCAGTTAATTCCACCTCACTTTCAATTTCCTTCTGTAGCTTTTCCAAAGGTTCTGTGATATCCTCCATTCCATATTCACTCAAAACATATTCCACTTTTCTTCCTTGTCTACCATCATTACCACCTTAAAAAAAGGGGGTATTTTTTTTACAGAATAGCAGTCTCTTTGATCGGAAAAATGTCAAAAGTATAGAAATGTCAAACATAAAACAATCCAAGTAGTGAATTGTATTTGATTCTCAAACATCCACAGTGCTCAGTTAAATTGTGTATATTGTATATCTTTACACACAAGTAGACTTGAGTTTCTATGCAGCTGGAGACTTGGGTTtctcctactgtagtctacacatGTTGTTTTAACAATGTTAAACAATTACATGGACAACACATTTTAAGATTTCAGTCAAAAGATTTATTGACTTCCTCTGTTTTGCAACAATAACAAAAGGGAGCAGTTAGTTATATTGAGACCATAGTGATATGCCTCCTGGTCACCAACAGGGGCTGGAGGGATCTAATATTCTGAGTGAATGCACTGAAACTCAGAGTCCTTCTCCCTTCTCCATCAGATCCAGCTCAGCTGCATTTAGTCTGCATTTACTGAGGGATCGTCATCCTGCCTCCGCTGATGAAGGACCCACTTTCTTGACAGCCATAAAGGGAACAGATGACTCCATTTATAGTAGGCCTGCAATGTCTTTTTCCACTTTCTCAGTAGGGCCATGAAGTTCATAACTGGGGAAAAGGAGAGGCCATTATAGAATAGGACATTAAGTATTTTCAAGTCTTATTTGTTAATTAATTAATAGAATGAATGAATGCATGCATGAATGATTGATACATTTTATATATACTGTCAAATCATTTTTCATTCATGTGTTTAACTTACCGCCTGAAAGGCGTCCCATCAGAATCGATTAGAAACTTCTCAAAGTTCCAGCGAATGTCGTTGACTTTGATGGGTGACCAGTAGAACTTCTTTATATCTCCTATGACAGGGTTCACATAGGGCAAAGACTCCTGTTGTACGAGACATTAACAAATGCCGTTAGTGAGGTCTAATGTCCATAAGGTATTCAACTTGCCCCCAGAGTGCAGTACATAATAGTGCATAAGGACATGTCAAATATACTATCTTGAGATAGGCGAAAAGAGGACATGTCACATATACTATCTTGAG from Oncorhynchus masou masou isolate Uvic2021 unplaced genomic scaffold, UVic_Omas_1.1 unplaced_scaffold_1852, whole genome shotgun sequence encodes:
- the LOC135532448 gene encoding NADH dehydrogenase [ubiquinone] 1 beta subcomplex subunit 8, mitochondrial-like yields the protein MSPQQLNMAAVGFRNWARALSKGKQPGFSALFSQVRAASGPSKGMLPGPYPQTPEERAAAAKKYNMRVEDYEPIPDNGEGYGDYPQLPDRSQHERDPWYSWDHPDLRRNWGEPIHWDFDMFIRNRVDTSPSPVAWHTMCKHLFGFVGFMLLMFYLGEKFPSYQPVAPKQYPYSNLHLERGEDPEKQPEEVKHFNI